From the Lathyrus oleraceus cultivar Zhongwan6 chromosome 4, CAAS_Psat_ZW6_1.0, whole genome shotgun sequence genome, one window contains:
- the LOC127075522 gene encoding transcription termination factor MTEF1, chloroplastic, translated as MAIIELYPKFFFSQNPIPKPFISPNFNPKNTLSHQILKPIAQFSHQPITTTPNRGIIFREKVLYLLKLKVNPEKAFKLNPTLRTCPLRTLKSVEQCLSSIGIHRSEMGRILDMLPSLLTCEPHNDIYPLLDFLLNEVNIPYHDVQKSILRCPRLLVSCIETRLRPALYFLRELGFVGPHSLTCQTTLLLVSSVEDTLLPKVEFLMGLGFTRVEVSNMIVRSPGLLTLSVNNNLIPKVDFFLNEMNGDVAELKRFPQYFSFSLEKRIKPRHAELVRLGLSLPLQEMLRVSDGAFDSMLFELRLREPEGI; from the coding sequence ATGGCGATAATTGAACTATATCCCAAATTCTTCTTCTCCCAAAACCCAATTCCCAAACCCTTCATAAGCCCTAATTTCAATCCCAAAAACACCTTATCCCATCAAATCCTCAAACCAATTGCTCAATTTTCTCACCAACCAATAACCACCACTCCAAACCGTGGCATAATCTTCCGGGAAAAAGTTCTATACCTCCTGAAACTCAAAGTAAACCCAGAAAAAGCCTTCAAACTAAACCCTACACTCCGAACTTGTCCTCTACGAACCCTAAAATCGGTTGAACAATGTCTTTCATCAATTGGCATACACAGAAGCGAAATGGGTCGAATCCTCGACATGCTTCCTTCACTTCTCACGTGCGAACCACACAACGACATTTACCCCCTTCTCGATTTTCTTCTCAACGAGGTTAACATTCCTTACCATGATGTTCAAAAATCAATCTTGCGGTGTCCTAGGTTGTTGGTGAGTTGCATAGAGACTCGATTAAGACCTGCACTTTATTTTTTGAGGGAATTAGGGTTTGTTGGGCCTCACTCTCTCACGTGTCAAACCACATTGCTTTTGGTTTCGAGTGTTGAGGATACCCTTTTGCCTAAAGTTGAGTTTTTGATGGGTTTGGGGTTCACACGTGTGGAGGTTTCGAATATGATTGTTAGGTCTCCTGGGTTGTTGACTCTTAGTGTAAATAACAATTTGATTCCTAAAGTTGATTTTTTCTTGAATGAGATGAATGGTGATGTTGCTGAGTTGAAGAGGTTTCCTCAGTATTTCAGTTTTAGCTTGGAAAAGAGGATTAAGCCGCGGCACGCAGAGCTAGTTCGGCTTGGATTGTCGCTTCCTCTGCAAGAGATGTTGCGGGTTAGTGATGGCGCGTTTGATTCTATGTTGTTTGAATTGCGGTTAAGGGAACCTGAGGGAATATAA